The genomic window ACCTCGACAACATCCTGATCTTTTCCCAGAACAAGCGCGACCATGTTCAGCACATCAGGTGAGTATTACAGCAGCTACTCGAGAATCATTTATTCGCTAAAGTGGAGAAGTgcaaattcaattcaattagaAATGGCATTTGAAAAACTAAAGAGCCGCTTTGTTTCGGCTCTGATTCTCACTAACCCCGACCTGTCTCGTCAATTCAAGTAAattaaacaagaaaacaatgaaacaaataAGCAAAAGCACAATGGAAtatctgctgcctttgacatcACTGCTCAAGAAAGTAATTAGTAGGGCTCTAGTCCAGAGCTCTCACATAAACAATTCACATACATAATTTAATTTGATGTGACCCTAACAGTATACATGCCTATTCTCTAGTCATTCAGTGTATGATTTGGTAACTTCTTAATGTGGTAcattatgggattgaatgactgaactatataatttaaattgttgTTTCAGACACCACTATGAAATGTGTCAAACCTGAAACAGGGAACAACTAAAAATGGGCAATTTTGGACACAGTTTCAGTTTGACAACCAGGTTTAAATTAGGCATGGTGTTCTGGTTTATGTATCTTTCACAGTCTGCCCATCTGAATGTTTGTACTTCCTTACTACACACTTCTCACTCTCATTCTTACTAACgtgagaacaacaacaaaaaacttcaCTAGTCACAAAATAATTTCAAGAGCCATcgatttttcttgaaacacaATATGATCATGGCATGCAAAGTTATggaaaaagtagaaaaaaaattTAGCTGATGACTCATAAGGCCATTTTGCACGTTCAGCAACATTCCTTCAGCCCCATGCAAACATAATCCATTCATCTCTTTCTGTGAGGattatgtgctttttttttttaacctgccCAAAATATTCATTACTATGGCTATAGACCACTGACAAATGCGGGCATCTTTGTACAACAATACTAGTATAGAGAACACACAATTCATTAATTCAAGTTagacatcaaggttataatgTCTCTGCAGAAATAcataaaaaactgaaaactgcATTTAGACTATATGAGCTAAAGGAGTGACAATAGGCTATGAACTTCTCCAACACAAAGTTAACATGCTTACAATGAAACCTTTGTCAGAAAAGCTACAGATCTGGCAACTAATAGATAAGATAATCAGTTTCCTCAATGAGACCACTATTAGTTTCAAAATACAGTGTAAGACACATGATACTTGTTACTTTAAATTTTccttaatgtttaaaaatgtattttgttttaaaaacatcttgGTGTACAACAAAATGTACAAACTTTTTGACCGAATGCTCTTTTTGACTAATATCAGACAATCACTCTTTCCAGGAAGATGATAGCCACACCTCTGCTGTGTAACTACTGTGACTTTTTGCAGAGGTTAGCCCTTCCCCTTTGTATGATTTGTTAGCTGTCGCTTCCTGACACACTTTTCTGGTATATTAACAAGAGAGGCTGTTTTATACCTCACTCACACAGATCTCCTCTCCTGGCAGTTGTTAATGGCAGGTTATAATcttaaataaattaacatgaCATTTAACAATCAGATGATTCTGAAAATAATCTCCATCCTTTCTGTGACTACAGCCATGTCCATCCTCTTGATGAACTATCCAGAACAAAGGAAAATTTGTCCTCGCAAGGAAAAGCTGGTCTTGAATCACTTCCTGAAGCAGGATATTAGAGAAGTACAGGCTTGTTCTGCTATTATTCAAGGAGATGTGGACGGAGTGGACAAGGAAAATTTCAGGAAACTTCTGACCTCGAAAAAAAGAACATCTCTGCTATCCGAGTCATACTATCTCAATGCAACCAAGGATTGTCCATCCTACATCCAAGACAGAGGGTTTCTGACAGTTTCTCTCAGTAAAGAGGAGAAAGATTTCCCTATTGCTTACTCCATGGTGATCCATGAGAAGATTGAGATGTTTGAAAGGCTCTTAAGAGCCATTTATACTCCTGACAATGTGTACTGTGTTCATGTGGACCAGAGGTCTCCTGAGATCTTTAAAGAAGCAGTTAAGGCCATTGTGTCCTGCCTGACAAATGTGTTTGTGGCCAGCAAACTGGAGAATGTGATCTACGCCTCCTGGTCTCGAGTTCAAGCGGACATCAACTGCATGCAGGATCTGCTCAAGTCACCTGTCCAGTGGAGGTATCTGCTCAACACCTGTGGCACTGATTTCCCCATCAAAACCAATGCAGAAATAGTTGAGTCTCTAAAATACCTGAATGGAAGGAACAGTATGGAGTCCGAGGCCGTAGACTCCAAAAAGGGGCGCTGGCAGTATCATCACAATGTTACGAATGTTGTGACTCGGACCAATGTTAAAAAGTCACCTCCGCCAATTAAGAGCCCTATGTTCGCAGGAAATGCTTACTTTGTGGTTTCAAGAGAGTTTGTGAATCACATTTTCAAAAGCAAAGAGGTTCAAGAATTCATGGAATGGGAGAAAGACACATACAGTCCAGATGAACACATGTGGGCTACGTTACAGCGGATGCCTTCAGTACCAGGATCCAACCCTTCAAACAGAAAGTACGAGCAATCGGACATGAACGCAATTGCTCGTCTAGTTAAATGGAGCTACCATGAAGGAGATCTAAAGAGTGGGGCTCCCTACCCACCATGCACTGGGAAGCACAGACGGGCGGTGTGTGTCTATGGAGCTGGGGACTTGAAATGGATTGTGAGGCAACACCATCTTTTGGCAAACAAGTTTGATCCAGAAGTAGATGATGTAGCTATCAAATGTATGGAGGCTTTTTTAAGGTACAAAGCTATTTATGGTCGATCATTACTAACAGTTGATAAATCTGACATtattttatgatgtttttaatgttttaaaatgtttgtaaatattagataattaaattaaattaatactttgggttttaaaaatcatttgtgcttttttgtaGTGAAGCTTTCTTTGTGTTACACATAATACTTCATATAAAGATGTGATATTAATGAATTTAAATCagaattaaaatattaacagagtacaaaaaagaaaagatctcACAAGCAAAGGTAAGagattatatataatttagatGTGTGTCTGTGACACAAGGTACCTGAATTTATGATAAACCAACTACTACTTGCATGATATTGTGAGGTAACgtataacaaatatatttataactgCAAATTTATGTCAACATAGAAGATATGAAACAGAAATAGGAGCAAACACAGGATGTGGTTAATATGTGACCAGAAGAGCAGTCAACACATGCACAGACAGAAGAATTTCTTACACCTATATAATGTCTTACAAAGCAGCTGTTTAGATGTATAGATATAGCATATGTGTGAAGTCACAGCAAAAAAGTGTTGGGAAATACCTTTGGAAGAGAGACCCTTacaaaaattaagttttttcaAGTGTGCATTAGTAGGGGGAAAGTGGGGTATTTTTACTTTTGTGGTCCTCAAGATAAGGGAAAATGAGGCAGAAGTACAATGATAGTATTTCAAGTAATTTCAGGATGTTTCTGTCATGATCATGAGTTGGAGTGCCCCgtttagccaccagagggcactccaacgtGGACTTTTGTCACCTGCCTGAACTACAATTCCCATACTCACttctggactcattatcccactcattgcactcagctgttttttgtttcatcattagtgtctgtctatttatactcagttgtttctgtccttggttgtggtttgttgtattgtgACGTGCACTTTTGTTTCTCTGGCCTTTTGTTTTGTGGATTTTGACCCCTGCCTGTTTTGGATGTACAATTGTGGATTGCCCAATAAATGCTGCAATTGGATCTTTTACATCTTGTTCTTGTGCACCCGTGACAGTTTCCTATCAGTTTTAATGATCAGAATACATCTATGACAAAGGGTTCAGAAAATATGGCttcttataaaaaaaagtgttcctctggctcaatttaccccagGTTAGGGGTAAGTTGATCCGAGACAGTGGGTGGGTGTAAGCTGACCATCTAACTGAATCTGAATCAAACCCATGTGAAATTTTAACGATAATatacctattttaaaaaaaaattcaaatttccttttacaaatattctttgtaaaataatttttttttttaagctaaattaaacaacataaaaccaaccaaatgaagttgaaatt from Chanodichthys erythropterus isolate Z2021 chromosome 24, ASM2448905v1, whole genome shotgun sequence includes these protein-coding regions:
- the LOC137015428 gene encoding beta-1,3-galactosyl-O-glycosyl-glycoprotein beta-1,6-N-acetylglucosaminyltransferase 3-like, with the translated sequence MTFNNQMILKIISILSVTTAMSILLMNYPEQRKICPRKEKLVLNHFLKQDIREVQACSAIIQGDVDGVDKENFRKLLTSKKRTSLLSESYYLNATKDCPSYIQDRGFLTVSLSKEEKDFPIAYSMVIHEKIEMFERLLRAIYTPDNVYCVHVDQRSPEIFKEAVKAIVSCLTNVFVASKLENVIYASWSRVQADINCMQDLLKSPVQWRYLLNTCGTDFPIKTNAEIVESLKYLNGRNSMESEAVDSKKGRWQYHHNVTNVVTRTNVKKSPPPIKSPMFAGNAYFVVSREFVNHIFKSKEVQEFMEWEKDTYSPDEHMWATLQRMPSVPGSNPSNRKYEQSDMNAIARLVKWSYHEGDLKSGAPYPPCTGKHRRAVCVYGAGDLKWIVRQHHLLANKFDPEVDDVAIKCMEAFLRYKAIYGRSLLTVDKSDIIL